The genomic window TGCACACTTCTAAAATTCTCACCCGAAAGTTCAAATTGCCCCCCGGGTTCTAATGTAATGGAAGCACCGCTATTTTGCAGGGCAATAACTTTTCCCTTCTCCTCCACCGGCTGCCAACCATACCGTTGCATATGATTTAATATGGTATTTATGCCGTTCTTCTGATCATAAGATAATCTTTTAAAACTCTTACTATCATACAAAAATTTTTCGTGTTCGGTGCCGATACCCCAATTTTCGGGCGCTTTGTTTCCTTGCTCAAAATAATCGATCAATTGCGATTTATGCTGAATCTCCAATGGGTTTTCTTTTTTAGTCATCGTTTGGTATTTAATAGCAATTAAGTAAAATTACTTAGAATTCAAAATACTGTCCAGAACATATTTTTCCACATGCCTATTTTCCCCAAGGTACGGATAATTATGCATCGACAGCATAGCAGGAGCATTAAGTTCAACTACAATATAATTTTTGGCTGATGGTACCGCCTCCATATTTTTTATTATCAGGTCGATACCCGCTATTTTTAAGCCAGCCGATTGCGCTGCTTTCACCGCCACCTCTTTGTAAAATTCGGGCATATCATCGCTTACATCTATGCTATCGCCACCTGTGCTTAAATTAGAATTACTGCGCAAATATACTTTTTCTCCATTAGGTAATATACTTTCGGGCGTAAGCGACAATGCTTTTAAATGTCTGTGCACCTCTTCGTCTATATTTATTTTTAGCAAAGGATGCGTATAATCTACTCCTCGCCCTTTGTTTTTTTCATCTATGAGTTGATTTATACTTAACTTTCCATCCCCCACTACATTGGCCGGTTCGCGATAAGCGATGGCACGCACCTGATAATCAATCACAAGGAATCGGAACTCTCTTCCTCTAAAAAAATCTTCCACTATTACCTTGTCTGCAAATTTAAAAGCCCTATCCACGGCCGAAATTAAATCCTCACGCGTTTTTATATCCACGCTAACCGCTATTCCATGATCGGTATCCACTGGTTTTACTACAGCCGGAAAACGAACCTGTTGCAGCTGCTTAGCTGTATATCCTTGCTTTAATAATATGCCCTTTGCATAGCTAACGCCTTTACGTTGAAGAAATTGACGCGTCATCCACTTATCGTTCGATATCCAATATGCAATCAGGCTATTGGCATCGGAAATAGTTCCTTCATGAATAATATATTCCTTACCCTCAAAAACCACAGCAATAAGATTATTGTCGGCATCAATAACTTCAAGCGGCAGCTCGCGGCGTAAAATTTCTGCAATCAGCATTTGCGTGGTTACTTCAAAGTTTTCGTAACCTTTTAAAGGCGTAAATATATTTTTTTTATCTTTCATACTTTACATACTGCTTAATTGGTACAAGATTATTTAGGGCTTTTTATAATAACCCGTTTAGTAGCCTCAGAATAATTGAAACATACTGGCCTCCGAATAGTTTCCTGCTTTGGCAAAGTATTCTCCTAAACTTCCTATTGTAAATTTTAAAATTTTTGCCATAGGTAAGCAAATTACGAATATTGTACGATTAACAATACCGGTTTGGAAAAACAAAAAAGCCGGCATCTAATTTTTAGATACACAGCTTTGGAACTTTACAAGGCTTATAGTAAATTTAGTTTATCACAAGAGCGCTAACAGTAATACTTATTATTTACTTTAACAATTGCTATTACACTACCTTTTCTTATTTAGTTCGGCAATAAAATATTTGTATGGAAATATCAACAGACCAAAGCACTCACCATTTTCAGGGCTATGGTGCTGATGATGCATGGAGTGAGCCAAAATAATAGAGCGCACGTAGGTAGGTTTCCATCCTTTAAGCCATTTTATTCGGCGATGAAATACTATTTCGTGAAAAATAAAATAGGCCAGACCATAGAGGGTAATTCCTATGGCTATGCTTAAGAGCAGTGTGTTGGCATACAAGCTGCCCAAGATATAAAAAGTCATTGCAGGGACGGCAAAAATCACAAAAAACCAATCGTTTTTCTCAAAAAAGCCATTTTTTTTATGATGTTTCGGAAAATGATGGTCCTGGTGCAAATTCCACAAGAAACCGTGCATTACATATTTATGCGTAAACCATGCCACCCCCTCCATTAAAAAGAAAGTGATTACCCCAATTAAAATATAAATCCATATACTCATTTCGTTGATTTTTATAAATATCCTAATTTAAATAAAATAAAAGCTTTTGCCAATAGCAGTAGTTTATACGGGTTTGAAATCCGAACTCTTTTCTTTAGCAGTTCCCTAGGTTTTGTTTTGGCTATTTTATGGGTTAGTCCTAAATAATAAGTATAGGCAATATAAACACCAAGACGTGCATTCCCCGGAAGTTTTTTTATTCCTTTTAGCGCGGCATGGTAATCTCCATATATATCTTGCAGGATAACTTCTTTATTCTCCTCATTCAGTCTTTCCGTGGACAGCTGAGGAAAATAAACTCTGCCCAGTCCTTCCTTATCATCTTTTATATCGCGCAGGAAGTTCACTTTCTGAAAAGCCGAACCCAAGCGCTCTGCACTATCCTTAAGCGATTGATACAGCATTTCATCACCGTTTACGAATACTTTTAAACACATCAACCCAACCACATCGGCCGACCCATAAATATATTGTTTGAGCTCGGAGGCATTGTATCTGTTTTTATATAAATCGGCACGCATACTACGTAGAAAAGCCTGCACCAATTGGTCGCTTATACTATACTTTTGTACCGTGTGCTGAAAAGAGTTAAGGATAGGGTTTAAGCTGATACCTTGCTCTACGGCACTGTAATAATCGCGTTCAAAGTCGTCTAACAGTTTCGGCTTATTATAGGCATGAAAAGTATCCACTATTTCGTCGGCAAAACGTACAAAACCATAAATGCTGTATATGGCTTGCCGAATGGATGGATTCAAACAGCGCACACCTATACTAAAGGAGGTACTGTATGATTGGGTAACCAAACGGCTACAAGAATAACTTACTTTATCGAATTGTATTTTGGCCTGCTTATCCTTCACTTGTTCTACTTTATGGGTAATTTGTAAGGGAGGGGCATGTACACTACCACCGCTGGTTATAGATGGTTTTTTAATGCCTGTGGTTTTTTTTGTAGAAGTATTCATCGAATCAAATTTTAAAAGTAAAATCTAGGCTTCTTTCTCAAAGTATTCCGAAGCTAAGCGGGCTACTATCTTACCCGAGATAATGGTTGGCGGCACCCCGGGCCCCGGCACTGTAAGCTGACCTGTGTAAAACATATTGGGCAACTTTTTATTTTGCAGCTTAGGCTTTAAAAAAGCTGTTTGCCTTAATATGTTGGATAGGCCATAGGCATTTCCACCATAGGCGTTGTAGTCGTCAACAAAATCGTTTACACAGTACGATTTTTTAAGCACAATACTATCAATAATAGACTGACCCGTCATCTCTTCCAATCGACGGATAATTTCGTCAAAATATTTTTCCCTCAACTCGGGGGTATCCTCTATTCCTGTTGCAATGGGTATTAAAAAAATTCCTGATTCCTTACCTTCCGGCGCAGCTTCACTATCCGTTACGCTGGGAAAACTGGCATAAAAAAGTGGATTTTCGGGCCATTTTTTACTATCGTAAATGCTTTTGGCATGGGCTTCAAAAGGCGAGTCGAAAAATAAGCTGTGGTGCTGTACCTTGTCCAATTTTTTATCGAAGCCTATATAGAATATCAATGCAGATGGTGCAAAAACCCTTTTCTGCCAATATTTTTCTGAATAATTTCTATATCTGCTTTCCAACAAGGTTTCGGCATGATGATAATCGGCACCTGAAACAACAAGATCTGTCTCAAAATAATCATTGTTGGCATGTATCCCGCACACCTTACCATTGGCAACCTCAATCTTATCAACCGAATGACCGTAATAAAACCTTACGCCTTGTTGTAATGCTAATTTCTGGAAACCCTTAACAACACTATACATGCCACCTTCGGGATACCAGGTTCCCAATACCATATCAGCGTAATTCATAAAACAATAAAATGCCGGTGTATCCTCTGGCTTAGCACCTAAAAATAACACCGGAAATTCCAGTATTTGTGCCAATCGTTTACTTTTTGTACCGGCTCTCACCTTACCTTTGATGGATTGCAAAAATTGCCCTGCTCTTTTAATTGTTGCCGGACTCACCAGTTCAAGGGGGGATTTACCCGAACCATAAACAATCTTGTCCATAGCCGCATGGTAATTAAATGCAGCATCGTCCAAAAATTTTTGTAAAAACTCCGCGCTTCCCTTTTCTTCTTTTTCAAAAACCTCGTAAACCTTTTCCAAATCGGCTCGGATATCAACAAAGTCATCTTTACCGAAATATACACGATATGCCGGATCCAGGCGTGACAAGGAATAGTAATCCTCTACTTTTTTGCCGAAATCGGCAAAAAATTTTTCAAAAACATCCGGCATCCAATACCAGGTTGGACCCATGTCAAAGGAGAAGCCCGCTTGGCGGTATAGCCTGGCTCTTCCGCCAGGCATGTCGTGCTTCTCGAATAGGCTTACTTGATGACCTTGCTTAGCTAGATAATTGGCTGCTGAGAGTCCGGAAAATCCGGCTCCAATTACCGCCACTTTTTTTTGTTTGTTCATTAAGCTAGTATTTTTTACAGCAGATTCGTCTCTCCGTAATTTGATATACTGTTTTGAATCTTAAACAACAAACCTAAATTTTTGTTTAACTATTTAGAGAAAAAACTGCACAACATAAATTTGGCACAAAAAAAACCCATCCTTTAAAAAGAATGGGTCTTATCAATTTATACTGCGGTATCTTATCCTTAATTATTATTCATTCTCGTTATGCCATTCCTTGGCAGCCTGGTACATCGCAATAACATTTTCAATGGGTGTTTCCACTTTAATTTTATGGCTTGGCCCCAGAATAAACCTACCGCCTGGTGCCATTACATCAAATAATTCCTTAACACCGTCTTTTACTTGTTGAACACTTCCCTTACGGAGTAAACGTTCCTCATCCATGCCACCACAAAAGGTTATTAACTTGCCAAAATCTTTTTTAAGACCTTCGGGCGACATCCCATAAGCTCTTGTTTGCAGCGGGTCCAGTACTTCGGCACCTGCACTGATAAAGTGGGGTAATAACTTTCGGACTCCACCGCAACTGTGCATATAAAAATGTGCTCCTGTTTCTAATGGTTTACTGGTAAAAGCTTTTATCGATGGCAGGATATACTCTTCCCACTGATCTTCGCCAATGGTAAGCCCCGTTTGCGAACCAAAGTCATCGGCTACACGTACAAAGTCCACTCTGCCGGCCGCCACTTCAAAAAAATCATCGATGAAAGCAGTGTAAAACGCAATGACCTTATCGCATATGGTTCTGAAAAAAACGGGATGCGACATCATCACATCCAAAAAATGATCGCGACCCAATAAGCGTTGCACTATCCTGAACAAACCGGGTGAAGAATATCCCGGAGCTGTAATGATGGCATAATCCTTATAAAGCTCGAGCTGTTGGTTTAACGAATTAAAGTCGAATAAATCTTTCGTAGGCCATGGATAATCCTCCAATACAAGTGGATCTGTTATTCCTTGTAGGGGAAACTGGCTTGCCTCCCAATAGCCAAATTCCCCTTTTTTAATGCGGGAATACCCTACTCCCCAAATGTCCTTTTTACTCTTGTTACCTTCCTTTAATAATTGAGGTCCTACATATTTTGGTTCTACCCATCTAAAATCTACGTCTAAAAATTCCAATAATTCATCGCGTGTGGTAAAACCAAGGTAGGACATCATTTTCTCCCCAAACTCCAACACGTCCCAATAGTAAAATGGAACCCTGTCCGGAGCATCGTTGCTTAGAGCTTTCAACACTCGTTCTTTATGGTTCATAAATGATGTATTTAGGCTAAATTAATATTCGTGAATTTTCACAAAATAATCTTCCGAATTTATAAAGATTTTGAGAGAAAACAAATTAACACCGGGTGATTGTCTCATAATCAAATGTTAACAGAGTTTAAACAGGAAGGATAAATCTTCTCCGGGCGAATCGGAGCAGGCGCTCTAACTTGTACAGTTGAGCGGAGAACTTTTGCATAACTCTTTGGGCATCCCGACCGATACAAATGTTTTTAAGCCACGATATACAGCAAGTAAATTTAATTTATGCGTGAAATTACTCCGCCACGATTGCTCGTTGCCTTACCACCTCATAAACAAGGACACCTGTAGCAACAGATACATTTAATGAACCAATGCTTCCCACTACCGGTATTTTAGCGCCTGTATCACATATTTTTAGCATTTGAGCCGAAACACCTTTGTCCTCCGCTCCCAACACGATGGCCGTTGGTCCGGTGAAATCAATTTTTGTGTAATCATCATTGGCTTTTTCGGTGGCCGCCACAATTTTTAGTCCCGAGTTTTTTAGATATTCCAATGCTTTATACAGATTAGGCACACGCGAAACAGGGATATTGTACAATGCACCGGCAGATGTTTTTACCGCATCGGCATTTATGCGAGCACCTCCCTTTTCGGGTATCACTATGGCATGCACCCCGGCACACTCTGCAGAGCGTGCAATTGCGCCCATGTTGCGTATATCGGTAATGCCATCGAGCACCAGTATCAACGGATTTTTTCCATCCTCAAAAAGGCCGATAAGCGTATTTTCAAGATCCTGATAGCTAATAGCCGAAACAAAGGCAATAACCCCTTGGTGGTTTTTTCGGGTAGCCCTGTTTATTCGATCTATGGGAACCGCTTGCCAAGTTATCCCCGCTTCTTTCATGGTTTCCACCAGCTCTTCGTAAAGCTCGCCCTGCAAGCCTTTTTTAACCAGTACTTTTTCAATTTCTTTACCGGAACGAATGGCTTCGATAACTGATCTGATTCCAAATAAAAAATCACTTTTTTGTGCCATATTTTTTTTTATTAGATTGTTCGGCGTTATAAGGTTTGCGATTAATAATTAGCGATGAGAAGTTAGAGCTAAACTTTTAACTGTTTTCTTGTTCGTAAACGGACAGGATACAACTGATTCCTGTTAACTACTTCCTGTTAACTACTAACAGTGGACTGTTGCCTCAATCCATTTTCTTTTTTTCTTCCTCAGCTTGCTCCAGCTCCACATGATACTGTTCCCAATTTTTCATTTCCGTTTCGAGTGCTGTATTTGCTTTTTGATAGGTTTTGATAAAATCGGTATCTGCTGCCTTAACCGGATCTTGCATTTCAATATCCATTTTTGCTACTTCCTTTTCAAGTTTCGCTATTTTGTCCTCGCACTTTTTAACCCGCTGCTGTACCTTTTTTACCTGTTTACTTATTTCTTTTCGTTCTTCGTATGATAGTTTCGATGCTGTTTTTTTTCCCTGATCAGATAATTCCTGCGGAAGGGTTTTACCACTGGGCTTTTGCAACTCCATCTCGCGAAGCGATTCTAGCTTTTTGCGTGCCAAAAATTCGTATATGCCACCCAAATGCTCTTTCATTTTTTTATTTCGGAACTCATACACTTTATCCACCAAACCGTCCAAAAACTCCCGGTCGTGAGATACCACAACAACAGTTCCGTCAAAGTCCTTAACCGCCTGCTTCAACAGCTCTTTAGATCGGATATCGAGATGGTTAGTAGGTTCGTCCAGTATTAAAAAGTTAACCGGTTCTAACAGCAGTTTTACCATAGCTAAGCGGGTGCGTTCGCCACCGGACAGCACAGATACTTTTTTTTCCACCGTTTCGCCACTAAACATAAAGGCCCCAAGCAAATCACGCATTTTTAAACGGATATCGCCTACTGCCACATGATCGATAGTTTCGAGTACGCTAAGGCTCTCATCCAACAGGTCGGCCTGATTTTGTGCAAAATACCCGATTTTAACCTGGTGTCCCAGTTTCAGTTCCCCGGTATAGTCCACCTCTTCCATAATCATACGTGCCATGGTGGTTTTCCCTTCTCCATTACGTCCAATAAAAGCCACCTTTTCGCCTCTTTCTATGGTAAAATCGATTTGGTTTAACACCTGATGTTTCCCGTAACTTTTACTCACCTGATTTCCTTGCAAGGTGATAACACCTGAATGGGGTGCGGGAGGGAACTTAATACGTAAGGAAGCGTTATCCGAGGGATCTACCTCAATCCGATCAACTTTACTAAGCTGCTTAATACGCGACTGCACTTGCACGGCTTTTGTGGCCTGATACCTAAACCTTTCAATAAATTTTTCGGTATCTTCAATCATCTTTTGCTGATTACGGAAAGCCGCCATCTGCTGTTCTTTCCGCTCTTTTCGAAGCTCAACGTATTTGCTGTAGGATGCTTTATAATCATATATTTTGCCCATCTCTATTTCGATGGTACGTTTGGTAATATTATCGAGAAAAGCGCGGTCGTGCGAAACCAATACCACTGCCCCTCCATAGTTTTTCAGAAAATCCTCGAACCACTGTATCGATTCGATATCAAGATGATTGGTGGGTTCGTCCAACAAAAATAAGTCGGGTTTTTGCAACAATATCCTGGCCAGCTGAACACGCATCCGCCAGCCTCCTGAAAATTCGGAAGTAGGACGATTAAAGTCGTTACGCTCAAAGCCCAAACCTTTCAAGGTCACTTCAATGTCTGCTGCATAATTGGCACCCCCCAGCATACTTATTCTGTCATTTTTATCGCTCAACTGATGAATCAAGTCCAGGTAATGTTCGGATTCGTAATCTGTTCGCTCAGCTAATTCAATATTTAACTTTGCAATGTCGTCTTCCAGTTTTTTGAGTTGACCAAAGGCTTTTTCCACCTCATCCCAAACCGTGCCTGTGTCGTTGTGTTTCATGTGCTGTGGCAAATAGCCCACTTTAATATCTTTGGGGCAGGACAAGGTACCACTTGAAGGGGTTTGCACACCTGCTAATATTTTTAGCAAAGTTGATTTTCCCGCGCCGTTTTTACCTGCCAAGCCAATTTTATCTTTGGGATTTACCAAAAAAGTAACATCGCTGAACAAGGTAAAGCCTCCAAACTCCACCGACAATTGATTTACCGAAACCATTTAAAACTACTAAAATTAAAAAAACTAATTTAAAGGCATGCGTGATATCTCCAACGAGGGGCTAAACCGGATCACATAAAGTCCGTCGTTATAAAAGCCACCCCAATTGGCGTACCTCTGAAAGTGAAAATTAAACTGCACCTGACCAGGGTTGAGGTTATTTATGCAATACTCAAATTTTTTACCATACTTAACTCTGGCATCCAGGAAAAAGTAAGCCACGTCGAATCCCCAGATACCGTATCTGGAATACCTGGCGTTTTGACCCGACCGGATAAAATAAGGAGAAACCGCAAAAGGCTCGGTATGATACCAGGCCCTGTATTTCGACGAAAAACGGCTCACCCTGGTATTATTATGATCTAATACATACGGGGTAAGTATATGGGTATCTAAATCGTGTACTTCCTCGGCATTGATGGTTTGAAACCTAAGCCAATTTCCAAAACCAATGAGCTTTACCCTTACATCGCTGGATTCGGATACACCGTGCAGCGTGGTTATAATTTTGGATACATCGGCCTCACCCGGCGAAGGGATAACCACCACGTTTAACTTATCGCGGCTCAATAAAGCTTCCAGCCCCTGCACATTATGCTCAGAAAACGATATCTCCAGAAAATCGGGCACCCTGCCCAAAGGGAGATATTTGAGGTAGAGTTTGTTTTTTATTTCCGATGCCAGCTTATTTTCGTTGTCATTGGGTACGGCAGATTTAATTACCACAATACGATTACCCATTTGCTGTTTCACTATAAAATCGGAATAACGATGGTACAACAAGGTATCCTCAGCATTTACCTGAAACAGGTATGGATTGGTATTGAGGCAGTTATTAACATTTGATAAAGGATACACCATTTTGATTTGGTTTTTTAACGAAAAGTCAGATACCAAATTAAGATTGCTGGCATAAGCCGGACCGATAATCAAATCTACCGTCTTCAATTGGGGAAGCGCCAGGATTTGTTTTACGCGGTTTGTATCAGGTGCTGTATCGAAGGTGTGCAAGCGAATATTGACTCCTTGCTTCTTAAGGGAATCAACAGCAATAAGCACCCCCTGATAAAACTCTACAAAAGTCCGGGATCGAGGAGACAAAACAGGCTCGCTTCTTTCTGTCAATATTTCCTCCTCACCCTCCATGCTTTTAATTAAATTATGCTTGTAGGTGGCTTCCATATCAAAAGGTAGCAGCAATGCCACGCTTATTACCTGCCTGTCGGCATAATAATTATATCCTTTACAGGGGATACCCAAAGTATCTCTATCAATTATTTCGGGTATGCTATCGCTTATTTTTATATTTAAAAGTTGTTTCTGTTGTTTTACCCGCACCAAATATTCCGGGGTAGGCACTTTTATTTCCGATCTTCTTTTTATGTTGGTTAGTATTACATCCGGGTTGGCCTCCTGAATATCAGCTATCTCAACCCCATATTTTTTGGCTATTGAATAAATAGTTTCTTTGCGCTTAACCGTGTGTATGATTATATCGTTGCTGGATGGTATTTGTGCCAATTGTTTACTTTTCACAACATCCTTGGGTATCTTTACCACAAAACCGAGGGGTAAATGGGCCGGATCTAAGTCCGGATTGGCATTTTCCAGGTTGTTTTGCGAAACACGGTATTTTTTGCTCACCGAATAAATAGTTTCGCCACGCTGAATCCTATGGTAGAAAAACTCATCGTCTTCCAAAGGTATATCCACTTGGGGCACCTGTGGCATAAT from Saccharicrinis carchari includes these protein-coding regions:
- a CDS encoding glutamate ligase; translated protein: MKDKKNIFTPLKGYENFEVTTQMLIAEILRRELPLEVIDADNNLIAVVFEGKEYIIHEGTISDANSLIAYWISNDKWMTRQFLQRKGVSYAKGILLKQGYTAKQLQQVRFPAVVKPVDTDHGIAVSVDIKTREDLISAVDRAFKFADKVIVEDFFRGREFRFLVIDYQVRAIAYREPANVVGDGKLSINQLIDEKNKGRGVDYTHPLLKINIDEEVHRHLKALSLTPESILPNGEKVYLRSNSNLSTGGDSIDVSDDMPEFYKEVAVKAAQSAGLKIAGIDLIIKNMEAVPSAKNYIVVELNAPAMLSMHNYPYLGENRHVEKYVLDSILNSK
- a CDS encoding phytoene desaturase family protein, which codes for MNKQKKVAVIGAGFSGLSAANYLAKQGHQVSLFEKHDMPGGRARLYRQAGFSFDMGPTWYWMPDVFEKFFADFGKKVEDYYSLSRLDPAYRVYFGKDDFVDIRADLEKVYEVFEKEEKGSAEFLQKFLDDAAFNYHAAMDKIVYGSGKSPLELVSPATIKRAGQFLQSIKGKVRAGTKSKRLAQILEFPVLFLGAKPEDTPAFYCFMNYADMVLGTWYPEGGMYSVVKGFQKLALQQGVRFYYGHSVDKIEVANGKVCGIHANNDYFETDLVVSGADYHHAETLLESRYRNYSEKYWQKRVFAPSALIFYIGFDKKLDKVQHHSLFFDSPFEAHAKSIYDSKKWPENPLFYASFPSVTDSEAAPEGKESGIFLIPIATGIEDTPELREKYFDEIIRRLEEMTGQSIIDSIVLKKSYCVNDFVDDYNAYGGNAYGLSNILRQTAFLKPKLQNKKLPNMFYTGQLTVPGPGVPPTIISGKIVARLASEYFEKEA
- a CDS encoding uroporphyrinogen decarboxylase family protein, whose translation is MNHKERVLKALSNDAPDRVPFYYWDVLEFGEKMMSYLGFTTRDELLEFLDVDFRWVEPKYVGPQLLKEGNKSKKDIWGVGYSRIKKGEFGYWEASQFPLQGITDPLVLEDYPWPTKDLFDFNSLNQQLELYKDYAIITAPGYSSPGLFRIVQRLLGRDHFLDVMMSHPVFFRTICDKVIAFYTAFIDDFFEVAAGRVDFVRVADDFGSQTGLTIGEDQWEEYILPSIKAFTSKPLETGAHFYMHSCGGVRKLLPHFISAGAEVLDPLQTRAYGMSPEGLKKDFGKLITFCGGMDEERLLRKGSVQQVKDGVKELFDVMAPGGRFILGPSHKIKVETPIENVIAMYQAAKEWHNENE
- a CDS encoding phytoene/squalene synthase family protein, whose product is MNTSTKKTTGIKKPSITSGGSVHAPPLQITHKVEQVKDKQAKIQFDKVSYSCSRLVTQSYSTSFSIGVRCLNPSIRQAIYSIYGFVRFADEIVDTFHAYNKPKLLDDFERDYYSAVEQGISLNPILNSFQHTVQKYSISDQLVQAFLRSMRADLYKNRYNASELKQYIYGSADVVGLMCLKVFVNGDEMLYQSLKDSAERLGSAFQKVNFLRDIKDDKEGLGRVYFPQLSTERLNEENKEVILQDIYGDYHAALKGIKKLPGNARLGVYIAYTYYLGLTHKIAKTKPRELLKKRVRISNPYKLLLLAKAFILFKLGYL
- a CDS encoding LysM peptidoglycan-binding domain-containing protein is translated as MIKKSFIYFLAFAFCFLALPVLEAQVIQEKKMADKVIVDGKTFYLYKVKKGEGFYGIAKRYGVSQKEIHEANPNSIFGLNPGDILYIPVIEGRNSNILEINESDDFIYHTVQKGQTLYYLSKKYEIPIDSIKKYNAGLDKELLVGAILKIPAQQPVSAKENKDFNFIYHQVNPKETLYGIAKQYQTRVDSLLKYNKALQSGILAVGSKVRIPIHKKQDKVIMPQVPQVDIPLEDDEFFYHRIQRGETIYSVSKKYRVSQNNLENANPDLDPAHLPLGFVVKIPKDVVKSKQLAQIPSSNDIIIHTVKRKETIYSIAKKYGVEIADIQEANPDVILTNIKRRSEIKVPTPEYLVRVKQQKQLLNIKISDSIPEIIDRDTLGIPCKGYNYYADRQVISVALLLPFDMEATYKHNLIKSMEGEEEILTERSEPVLSPRSRTFVEFYQGVLIAVDSLKKQGVNIRLHTFDTAPDTNRVKQILALPQLKTVDLIIGPAYASNLNLVSDFSLKNQIKMVYPLSNVNNCLNTNPYLFQVNAEDTLLYHRYSDFIVKQQMGNRIVVIKSAVPNDNENKLASEIKNKLYLKYLPLGRVPDFLEISFSEHNVQGLEALLSRDKLNVVVIPSPGEADVSKIITTLHGVSESSDVRVKLIGFGNWLRFQTINAEEVHDLDTHILTPYVLDHNNTRVSRFSSKYRAWYHTEPFAVSPYFIRSGQNARYSRYGIWGFDVAYFFLDARVKYGKKFEYCINNLNPGQVQFNFHFQRYANWGGFYNDGLYVIRFSPSLEISRMPLN
- the rlmB gene encoding 23S rRNA (guanosine(2251)-2'-O)-methyltransferase RlmB, giving the protein MAQKSDFLFGIRSVIEAIRSGKEIEKVLVKKGLQGELYEELVETMKEAGITWQAVPIDRINRATRKNHQGVIAFVSAISYQDLENTLIGLFEDGKNPLILVLDGITDIRNMGAIARSAECAGVHAIVIPEKGGARINADAVKTSAGALYNIPVSRVPNLYKALEYLKNSGLKIVAATEKANDDYTKIDFTGPTAIVLGAEDKGVSAQMLKICDTGAKIPVVGSIGSLNVSVATGVLVYEVVRQRAIVAE
- a CDS encoding sterol desaturase family protein, producing MSIWIYILIGVITFFLMEGVAWFTHKYVMHGFLWNLHQDHHFPKHHKKNGFFEKNDWFFVIFAVPAMTFYILGSLYANTLLLSIAIGITLYGLAYFIFHEIVFHRRIKWLKGWKPTYVRSIILAHSMHHQHHSPENGECFGLLIFPYKYFIAELNKKR
- a CDS encoding ABC-F family ATP-binding cassette domain-containing protein, with product MVSVNQLSVEFGGFTLFSDVTFLVNPKDKIGLAGKNGAGKSTLLKILAGVQTPSSGTLSCPKDIKVGYLPQHMKHNDTGTVWDEVEKAFGQLKKLEDDIAKLNIELAERTDYESEHYLDLIHQLSDKNDRISMLGGANYAADIEVTLKGLGFERNDFNRPTSEFSGGWRMRVQLARILLQKPDLFLLDEPTNHLDIESIQWFEDFLKNYGGAVVLVSHDRAFLDNITKRTIEIEMGKIYDYKASYSKYVELRKERKEQQMAAFRNQQKMIEDTEKFIERFRYQATKAVQVQSRIKQLSKVDRIEVDPSDNASLRIKFPPAPHSGVITLQGNQVSKSYGKHQVLNQIDFTIERGEKVAFIGRNGEGKTTMARMIMEEVDYTGELKLGHQVKIGYFAQNQADLLDESLSVLETIDHVAVGDIRLKMRDLLGAFMFSGETVEKKVSVLSGGERTRLAMVKLLLEPVNFLILDEPTNHLDIRSKELLKQAVKDFDGTVVVVSHDREFLDGLVDKVYEFRNKKMKEHLGGIYEFLARKKLESLREMELQKPSGKTLPQELSDQGKKTASKLSYEERKEISKQVKKVQQRVKKCEDKIAKLEKEVAKMDIEMQDPVKAADTDFIKTYQKANTALETEMKNWEQYHVELEQAEEEKKKMD